A region from the uncultured Methanobrevibacter sp. genome encodes:
- a CDS encoding energy-converting hydrogenase B subunit J, translating to MSIANIVIGPIIIAIIFGFIVGSRVHLNLDNSFKFTASGILALIIGALIMSYGLGQFPVYNDVPIATTFLGAVIGVLIGSALLGGRAKGDH from the coding sequence ATGAGTATCGCTAATATTGTAATCGGACCGATTATCATTGCAATCATATTTGGATTCATTGTTGGCTCAAGGGTTCACTTGAATCTGGACAATAGCTTTAAGTTTACAGCAAGTGGAATTTTAGCCCTTATAATTGGTGCTCTGATAATGTCTTATGGATTAGGCCAATTCCCTGTTTATAATGATGTGCCAATTGCAACCACATTTTTGGGAGCTGTCATTGGCGTATTGATAGGCAGTGCATTACTAGGAGGACGAGCGAAAGGAGATCATTAG
- a CDS encoding 4Fe-4S binding protein: protein MYLTTNKCDGQGDCIRNCPSEAIRFVDNKAFSCMCCGACFEACPNHAIFKNKYGGYVVDRAKCNGCGVCQFTCPIESIHLDDGIVKGICSRCGVCEDVCTKKARVDTDNLVLDKQKVLLNSLKMVANTVGFGAGVKKIESMKLPVKSDKTADRICISTDSEKCVKCGRCAYYCPTRSIEVIIQDEGYCVGCKVCEDVCPTGALKDGEYDKSICTLCLACVENCINEALCVDDFKIKRSIKDDTLYSNVEGSIVSCLNCGLCKETFDSPALKRDENALRYDPSLDEDTEENKAKRLEAIYNCPVSSLTESEDNKLFGYCVSCGKCVNECKEDARNFQVISWDGEVNDDCISCGICAELCPEDAITLQRGAINVDLDKCIMCETCAIHCPKDAIPKTTSVKYEISGGFNYIDDNLCVKCGLCKDICPEEAIYTVEIPSDEVNLGTKNKNLKFVVDDDKCIYCGACMNICPSKSFIFEREFERVN, encoded by the coding sequence ATGTATTTAACAACTAATAAGTGTGATGGACAAGGGGATTGTATAAGAAATTGTCCAAGTGAAGCAATACGCTTTGTTGATAATAAGGCTTTTAGCTGTATGTGTTGTGGTGCTTGTTTCGAAGCTTGTCCGAATCATGCTATATTCAAGAATAAATACGGAGGATATGTGGTTGATAGGGCAAAATGTAATGGTTGTGGTGTTTGCCAGTTCACTTGCCCTATAGAAAGCATTCATCTTGATGATGGTATAGTTAAAGGTATATGTTCACGCTGTGGCGTTTGTGAGGATGTCTGTACTAAAAAGGCAAGAGTTGATACTGATAACCTTGTTCTAGACAAGCAGAAAGTCTTGCTTAATTCATTGAAAATGGTTGCAAACACAGTTGGATTCGGTGCAGGAGTCAAGAAGATAGAGAGCATGAAGCTTCCTGTAAAATCCGACAAGACCGCAGATAGGATTTGCATCAGCACAGACAGCGAGAAATGTGTGAAATGTGGAAGATGTGCTTACTACTGTCCTACCAGATCAATTGAAGTGATTATCCAGGATGAAGGATACTGTGTAGGCTGTAAGGTATGTGAAGATGTCTGTCCTACAGGTGCATTGAAAGACGGCGAGTATGATAAGAGCATTTGTACCTTGTGCTTGGCTTGTGTTGAAAACTGTATCAATGAGGCATTATGCGTAGATGACTTTAAGATTAAAAGAAGCATTAAGGATGACACCTTGTATTCAAATGTTGAAGGAAGCATTGTAAGTTGCCTCAATTGCGGTTTATGTAAAGAGACATTTGATAGCCCAGCACTCAAAAGAGATGAAAATGCATTGAGATATGACCCTTCACTTGATGAAGATACTGAAGAGAATAAGGCTAAACGTCTTGAAGCGATTTACAACTGTCCTGTTTCATCATTAACAGAAAGTGAAGACAATAAGCTCTTTGGATACTGCGTATCCTGTGGAAAATGTGTAAATGAATGTAAGGAAGATGCAAGAAACTTCCAAGTAATCTCTTGGGATGGAGAAGTTAATGATGACTGCATTTCATGCGGTATTTGTGCTGAACTTTGTCCAGAAGATGCAATAACCCTTCAAAGAGGGGCAATCAATGTTGATTTGGATAAATGTATCATGTGTGAAACCTGTGCAATTCACTGTCCTAAGGACGCAATTCCAAAAACAACAAGCGTCAAGTATGAAATCTCTGGAGGATTCAATTACATTGACGATAACTTGTGTGTAAAATGCGGATTATGTAAGGACATTTGTCCAGAGGAAGCTATTTATACAGTTGAAATTCCAAGTGATGAAGTCAATCTCGGAACAAAGAACAAGAATCTTAAATTCGTTGTCGATGACGATAAATGTATTTACTGTGGAGCATGTATGAATATCTGCCCATCTAAGTCATTTATTTTCGAAAGAGAGTTTGAAAGGGTGAATTAG
- a CDS encoding 4Fe-4S binding protein — MKDVLKIMLNGAYTNFKRILFAADRVTDMELRNAILTGTVEPDKKVDEEACIGCGGCANVCPTGAVTMKPLQNPVKLKEGWVKTEVPELDPLKCVVCYWCHDFCPIYSFFEEAGTIHPGNVGEINVDTSELLEEPIKISHDKIAFIAQYLSDRSLLSENIVQEDEKIENVGVALDKVSKIKDIQDNINEKYEKDVQRSSEFNEEVSDAKIDEVSEDEGGE; from the coding sequence ATGAAAGATGTATTGAAGATTATGCTTAATGGAGCTTACACTAATTTCAAAAGAATTCTCTTTGCTGCAGACAGAGTGACTGACATGGAACTCCGTAATGCCATCTTGACAGGAACAGTTGAGCCTGACAAGAAGGTGGATGAGGAAGCATGTATCGGTTGCGGAGGTTGTGCAAATGTCTGTCCAACCGGTGCAGTTACAATGAAACCTCTGCAAAACCCTGTAAAGCTTAAGGAAGGATGGGTGAAAACCGAAGTTCCAGAACTTGATCCTTTAAAATGTGTAGTTTGCTACTGGTGTCACGATTTCTGTCCAATCTATTCATTCTTTGAAGAGGCAGGAACCATTCACCCTGGAAATGTCGGTGAGATCAATGTTGACACAAGTGAACTCTTAGAGGAACCTATCAAGATATCCCATGACAAGATTGCATTCATTGCACAATACTTGTCCGACAGGTCATTACTCTCTGAAAATATTGTTCAAGAGGATGAGAAAATTGAAAATGTTGGTGTAGCTCTTGATAAGGTATCCAAGATAAAGGACATTCAAGATAACATTAATGAAAAGTATGAGAAAGATGTTCAACGAAGCTCTGAATTCAATGAAGAGGTTTCAGATGCTAAAATTGATGAAGTTTCTGAAGATGAGGGAGGTGAATAG
- a CDS encoding NADH-quinone oxidoreductase subunit B family protein encodes MSLKTLSRSKAIHIMLVYTGGCNGCDIEIVNAVLSPKFDIEQYGVFLTWNPREADILVVTGPVTHDNRKPLEDIYNAIPNPKLVVAAGACAVMGGVYKNCYGDIPSEEIEGPVENVIPVDAKIPGCAVRPQDVLAGVVASLPHLLNAD; translated from the coding sequence ATGAGTCTTAAAACACTTTCAAGGTCAAAAGCAATCCATATTATGCTTGTTTATACTGGTGGATGCAATGGCTGTGATATTGAAATTGTAAATGCAGTTTTATCTCCTAAATTTGATATAGAGCAATATGGTGTCTTTTTAACATGGAACCCTCGTGAAGCGGACATTCTTGTTGTAACAGGGCCTGTCACTCATGATAATAGAAAGCCATTGGAGGATATCTATAATGCCATTCCAAATCCAAAGCTTGTTGTTGCAGCAGGTGCTTGTGCAGTGATGGGTGGTGTCTATAAGAATTGTTATGGAGACATTCCTTCAGAGGAAATTGAAGGGCCTGTTGAAAATGTGATTCCTGTGGATGCTAAGATTCCAGGATGTGCTGTAAGACCTCAGGATGTATTGGCAGGAGTAGTTGCATCTTTGCCGCATTTATTGAATGCGGACTAA
- a CDS encoding nickel-dependent hydrogenase large subunit encodes MEEKKAKKQEIIETEIQMGTVHPAALEPYRVRFFVEDEIIKDAEITIGVNHRGIERIMEGLPVEKANMLTEKICGICSNSHTWNSVRTAEKGLGVEVPDRAVYIRVIVGELERLHSHLLYLGHGCETLAHETFSMRVFYIRETIMDLLGMIGGNRVQYGCSIIGGVRPRCELDDNRIRRILDGMDLVEKNVADFAERFVNDSIVLSRITGTGYIPQEQALKLAVTGPTLRATGVKRDLRTDMYEYDNFDYDIITQDTCDVKAQLLMRVFEIFEAIKIIRQAIRDLPEGKITDRSWEMVDTGLIESYIEVPRGTLYHSYAIEDGRVRHSIIRTPSMSNIGAMQYACIDNHITDGQLCIVQCDPCFTCSDRAIEVYDTNNNKLDKSILKSNIH; translated from the coding sequence ATGGAAGAAAAGAAAGCTAAAAAGCAGGAAATCATAGAAACTGAGATTCAAATGGGTACAGTTCACCCTGCTGCTTTAGAACCTTATAGGGTTAGATTTTTCGTAGAAGATGAGATCATTAAGGATGCGGAAATCACAATTGGTGTAAATCACAGAGGTATTGAGCGTATTATGGAAGGTCTTCCAGTTGAAAAGGCAAATATGCTTACAGAAAAGATTTGTGGTATCTGTTCAAACTCACATACATGGAACTCTGTAAGAACTGCTGAGAAAGGTCTTGGTGTTGAAGTGCCTGACAGAGCGGTTTATATTCGTGTAATCGTTGGAGAGCTTGAAAGATTGCACAGTCACTTATTGTACTTAGGTCACGGTTGCGAAACCTTGGCTCATGAGACATTCTCCATGAGAGTGTTCTACATTAGGGAAACCATTATGGACCTTTTAGGAATGATTGGAGGAAACCGTGTTCAATACGGATGTTCCATCATCGGTGGTGTAAGGCCAAGATGTGAATTGGATGACAATAGAATCCGCAGAATATTGGATGGAATGGACTTGGTTGAAAAGAACGTTGCAGACTTTGCAGAAAGGTTCGTTAATGATTCAATCGTATTGTCAAGGATTACAGGCACAGGTTACATTCCACAGGAACAGGCTCTTAAGTTAGCTGTAACCGGTCCTACATTACGTGCTACCGGTGTTAAAAGGGACTTGAGAACAGACATGTATGAGTATGATAACTTCGATTATGACATTATCACTCAAGATACCTGTGATGTTAAGGCTCAGCTTCTTATGAGAGTCTTTGAAATATTTGAAGCAATCAAGATCATTCGTCAAGCAATCAGAGACTTGCCTGAAGGAAAGATTACTGACAGGTCTTGGGAAATGGTGGATACCGGCTTGATTGAAAGCTATATTGAAGTTCCAAGGGGAACATTGTATCACTCCTATGCCATTGAGGATGGAAGAGTTCGCCATAGTATTATTAGGACTCCTTCAATGAGTAATATTGGAGCTATGCAATACGCTTGCATTGACAATCATATCACTGATGGTCAATTATGCATTGTACAGTGTGATCCATGCTTTACCTGTTCTGATAGGGCAATAGAGGTTTATGATACAAACAATAACAAGTTGGATAAATCAATTTTGAAATCCAATATTCATTAG
- a CDS encoding respiratory chain complex I subunit 1 family protein encodes MAYEISLISILEVILTLIIALFIGVLIPGIERKYVQARIQQRIGPPVTSPGLWASIKFLFKENIKPNSPAPGLYKAMPILCFIVVLAVFLALMPQNYQFMAFASLIAIVGFLKVEEIAYVLMGSLSKSVMSINLRFPDHAKGAARPDLLVSSIEDISSNRSLRMIIFGSFPLYLALFIPAALSKSIFLADIVAYQQANGPFLFTLAGIIGTVVFFIGYMILLNEYPFSYIKAKSDVIEGPYMELASKYRTFVYLTRGFLIFTLGLMYCVLFLGVAPELFSLKFIVCIIVSLLLPVIMAIVSAFSPIFTNRQLYPTILVTSALGVLAMVIALF; translated from the coding sequence ATGGCTTATGAAATATCACTTATTTCAATTTTAGAGGTTATCCTAACACTTATCATAGCATTGTTCATAGGTGTTTTGATTCCTGGAATTGAAAGGAAATATGTTCAAGCAAGGATTCAACAAAGAATCGGGCCTCCAGTTACAAGTCCGGGGCTATGGGCATCAATAAAGTTCCTGTTCAAGGAGAACATAAAACCTAATTCTCCAGCACCAGGATTGTATAAGGCAATGCCTATTCTTTGTTTCATTGTAGTATTGGCAGTATTTCTAGCATTGATGCCTCAAAACTATCAATTCATGGCATTTGCTAGCTTGATTGCTATTGTTGGATTTTTAAAAGTAGAAGAAATCGCTTATGTTTTAATGGGTTCCTTATCCAAATCCGTTATGAGCATTAACTTAAGGTTCCCAGACCATGCAAAAGGTGCTGCAAGACCAGATTTGCTTGTATCATCCATTGAAGATATCAGTTCAAACAGATCACTTAGGATGATCATCTTCGGTTCATTCCCATTGTATTTGGCTTTATTCATACCTGCAGCTTTATCCAAAAGCATTTTCTTGGCAGACATTGTAGCTTATCAGCAAGCTAACGGACCGTTTTTATTCACTTTAGCAGGTATTATCGGAACTGTAGTCTTCTTTATAGGATACATGATTCTATTGAACGAATATCCGTTCTCCTACATCAAGGCTAAATCAGACGTAATTGAAGGGCCATATATGGAACTTGCTTCCAAATACAGAACTTTTGTTTACTTAACCAGAGGATTTTTGATATTTACTTTAGGATTGATGTACTGTGTACTGTTCTTAGGTGTTGCACCAGAACTGTTCTCACTTAAATTCATTGTGTGCATTATAGTATCATTGTTGCTTCCGGTTATTATGGCAATCGTCAGTGCATTCTCCCCAATATTTACCAACAGACAGTTATATCCTACAATATTGGTGACTTCTGCACTTGGAGTATTGGCTATGGTCATTGCATTATTCTAA
- the ehbP gene encoding energy-converting hydrogenase B subunit EhbP gives MKFVIRPYHMMSLGGYIVEYDFPYRDLIIVNETTEEIKFEIPVFDGSYIEEYEKLGLKVIPVSEHDSYLNLYKKAHAELDALKAKLD, from the coding sequence ATGAAATTTGTAATCAGACCTTATCATATGATGAGTCTTGGAGGATACATTGTGGAATATGATTTCCCTTACAGGGATTTGATTATTGTCAATGAAACCACTGAAGAGATTAAGTTTGAGATTCCGGTGTTTGATGGATCTTACATTGAAGAGTATGAAAAGTTAGGTCTTAAGGTCATTCCTGTCAGTGAACATGACAGCTATTTAAACTTATATAAGAAAGCGCATGCTGAATTGGATGCGTTAAAAGCTAAATTGGATTAA
- a CDS encoding DUF5612 domain-containing protein yields MNSISLTITTKEEKGVLDEITDILSSHGINISYVHLYVKDDVGTLNLELDHVEKLDELIEDLESKDFILDIEIHGSLNDIFGKRVLIFGGGAQVSQVAVGAITEADRHNIRGERISVDTIPLVGEENIAEAVDAVNRLPRVGVLVLAGSLMGGKITETVRKLKEKHEDLIVITLNMPGSVTDEADLIVTDPIQAGVMAVMAVASTAVFDVKRLAKNNKF; encoded by the coding sequence ATGAATAGTATTTCTTTAACAATTACAACTAAAGAAGAGAAAGGAGTTCTTGATGAGATAACAGACATTCTTTCAAGTCATGGAATCAACATTTCATATGTTCATCTATACGTAAAGGATGATGTTGGAACATTGAATCTAGAGCTTGATCATGTTGAGAAACTCGATGAATTAATCGAAGACTTAGAGTCTAAGGACTTTATTTTAGACATTGAAATTCACGGTTCCTTAAATGACATTTTCGGTAAAAGGGTTCTTATTTTCGGTGGCGGAGCTCAAGTATCTCAAGTTGCAGTTGGGGCCATTACAGAGGCAGATAGGCATAATATACGTGGAGAACGTATAAGTGTGGATACTATTCCTTTAGTTGGTGAAGAGAATATTGCAGAGGCAGTTGATGCCGTAAACAGATTGCCTCGTGTTGGTGTGCTTGTCCTTGCAGGGTCCCTGATGGGCGGTAAGATCACTGAAACTGTAAGAAAGTTAAAGGAAAAGCATGAGGACTTGATTGTCATCACTTTGAACATGCCTGGAAGTGTAACAGATGAAGCTGATTTGATTGTTACAGATCCGATTCAGGCTGGTGTAATGGCAGTTATGGCAGTTGCAAGCACTGCAGTATTTGATGTAAAGAGATTAGCAAAGAATAATAAGTTCTAA
- a CDS encoding AzlC family ABC transporter permease, translated as MHGLRLGIPITFGYIPMGIGYAALAIKAGLTPFETVSMSVLIYAGAGQIMIATMLAQGATLFNIVLTSFVLNFRYFVMNTCIYNKVDDASLAVRIPSSHLAVDEAFAMFMLMEESSIWTYIGLAGIAWLSWIFGAIIGVIVLNVLPIIVANSFNISLYALFVALLVPAVKESKELAILVVITAILNVVLQFFIGNWSLIIAILLGALIGMYIVDDDTVLGDAYKAADENCSNKEVQQ; from the coding sequence GTGCATGGTTTAAGGTTAGGTATCCCAATCACATTTGGATATATTCCAATGGGAATTGGATATGCAGCTTTAGCTATTAAGGCGGGTCTCACTCCATTTGAGACAGTTTCAATGTCTGTTCTTATTTATGCAGGTGCTGGACAGATCATGATAGCGACCATGTTGGCTCAAGGGGCAACTCTTTTCAATATTGTCTTGACTTCATTTGTGCTCAATTTCAGATATTTTGTAATGAACACATGCATTTACAACAAGGTTGATGACGCTTCCCTTGCCGTTAGAATACCTTCGTCACACCTTGCTGTTGATGAAGCCTTTGCAATGTTCATGCTAATGGAAGAGTCTTCCATATGGACTTATATTGGTCTTGCAGGGATTGCATGGCTGTCTTGGATTTTTGGAGCAATCATTGGTGTTATAGTCTTGAATGTGCTTCCTATAATTGTTGCAAACAGTTTCAATATTTCCTTATATGCTTTATTTGTGGCACTATTGGTTCCTGCAGTTAAGGAAAGCAAGGAATTGGCTATTTTAGTTGTAATAACCGCTATCTTAAATGTTGTATTGCAGTTTTTCATTGGAAATTGGTCATTGATTATAGCTATTCTTTTAGGTGCTCTCATTGGAATGTATATAGTTGATGATGATACTGTTTTAGGTGATGCCTATAAGGCAGCTGATGAGAATTGCAGTAATAAGGAGGTACAACAATGA
- a CDS encoding AzlD domain-containing protein, translating into MNITLLIILCALVTFIPRVIPAIFMERLNFSPKFEKFLNLIPYTALAALICPGVLTVDPNLWYIGLIGAVIAGGLAWKKVPLGAIVILTVIVLVAVYLIVPFFPVLI; encoded by the coding sequence ATGAATATTACTTTACTCATTATTCTTTGTGCACTTGTTACCTTCATTCCAAGGGTAATTCCAGCAATATTTATGGAAAGATTGAATTTCTCTCCAAAATTCGAGAAATTCCTGAATCTGATTCCATATACTGCACTTGCTGCACTTATTTGTCCTGGTGTGTTGACTGTAGACCCTAACTTATGGTACATAGGTCTTATTGGAGCGGTAATTGCAGGTGGACTCGCATGGAAAAAGGTACCTCTTGGAGCTATTGTTATTTTAACTGTGATAGTTTTAGTTGCAGTTTACTTAATTGTGCCGTTTTTCCCAGTTTTAATTTAA
- a CDS encoding Dna2/Cas4 domain-containing protein has translation MISVSTIKSYMFCPLKLYFQSNIDEDVEEDYFISKTLKDLRIDIQDILHKNLRHIKKDMDENEIEKRLSIGISNQVKTTFEIIEEINDKEDIDESNLKKDEEIEFIDEEKKEKEKDSNNLNEIKKELINEINLNIKILSLKVAQSMKVLDKDGGEIQNLFFPTSMYNYLIRDIGLDLIGVIDKIEVEKGNYFPISLKSSNPPINGVWDGDFMEAIANALLIEQEFNTYVTVAYIDYLKIADRRAVIIDTDARKSFFKVLTSVNKIVENGEIPTVKTGLKKCENCEYKELCDNS, from the coding sequence ATGATAAGTGTATCTACAATCAAAAGTTATATGTTCTGTCCTTTGAAATTATATTTCCAAAGCAACATTGATGAAGATGTGGAAGAGGATTATTTTATCTCAAAAACATTAAAAGATCTTAGAATAGACATACAAGACATTCTTCATAAAAACTTAAGACACATTAAGAAGGACATGGATGAGAATGAAATAGAAAAGAGACTTTCAATTGGAATAAGCAATCAGGTTAAAACTACATTTGAAATTATCGAAGAGATAAATGATAAAGAAGATATAGATGAAAGCAACTTGAAAAAGGATGAAGAGATAGAATTCATTGATGAAGAAAAGAAAGAGAAAGAGAAAGATAGCAATAATCTAAATGAAATAAAAAAAGAACTGATCAATGAAATAAACTTAAATATCAAAATACTTTCTCTAAAAGTTGCCCAATCCATGAAAGTTCTTGATAAGGATGGTGGCGAAATCCAAAACCTGTTTTTCCCAACCAGCATGTATAACTATCTAATAAGAGATATCGGTTTAGACTTGATTGGAGTTATAGATAAAATTGAAGTAGAAAAGGGAAATTACTTCCCAATATCACTGAAATCATCAAATCCTCCGATAAATGGGGTTTGGGATGGTGATTTCATGGAAGCAATAGCTAATGCGCTTCTAATAGAACAGGAATTCAACACATATGTTACAGTGGCATACATTGATTACTTGAAAATAGCTGATAGAAGAGCTGTGATAATAGACACAGATGCAAGAAAAAGTTTTTTTAAAGTCTTGACCAGTGTAAACAAGATAGTTGAAAATGGTGAAATACCTACAGTAAAAACTGGCTTGAAAAAGTGTGAAAACTGTGAATATAAGGAGCTATGTGATAATAGCTAA
- a CDS encoding GNAT family N-acetyltransferase, producing the protein MDIEYIKENYRFETLGTKHDLSEFKCASDDLNDFLKNDALSQQNSKLNITKLVMCDDLVVAYVSLLTDTILLKDIRDEDIKQDIKDQLSLNSKKRKLPAIKIGRLAVDEKYSGKGLGSEILMSVLFNIKNIAENSVGLRFVTVEGYATAYNFYANHNFINLKKDDEKLKEKLDIIIERNPEETFYLYLDLRVLE; encoded by the coding sequence ATGGATATTGAATATATTAAGGAGAATTATCGATTCGAAACACTTGGCACGAAACATGATTTATCTGAGTTTAAGTGTGCATCAGATGATTTAAATGATTTCTTAAAAAATGATGCATTATCCCAGCAAAATAGCAAATTAAACATAACAAAACTAGTAATGTGTGATGATTTAGTTGTTGCTTATGTTTCTCTATTGACAGACACTATACTTTTAAAGGATATTCGTGATGAAGATATTAAACAAGATATTAAAGACCAATTATCCTTAAATTCAAAAAAGAGAAAACTTCCTGCAATTAAAATTGGTCGATTGGCTGTGGATGAGAAATATTCTGGGAAAGGACTGGGATCAGAAATATTGATGAGTGTCCTATTCAATATTAAAAACATTGCTGAAAATAGTGTGGGATTGAGATTTGTTACAGTGGAGGGTTATGCAACCGCATATAATTTTTATGCAAATCATAATTTCATTAATCTAAAAAAAGATGATGAAAAGTTAAAAGAAAAATTAGATATCATAATAGAACGAAATCCGGAAGAGACATTCTATTTATATTTGGATTTAAGAGTTCTAGAATGA
- a CDS encoding DNA polymerase subunit beta — translation MNKIEKTVRTRDFIISTDGLLFASTNYIHPEDRIICFLRYIPDENGDREKDGIRYSKVGSEEAYAYLRENHPDYLYFCDVTNVEMMGVPIDKVERIIKPEERLKGLRETYYDEINTKVANGEELDYKEELLSKLFDLSDFFHYVADISYDDLGISGSILPGLQKAGTSDLDFVVYGLENHRNAIKAYKDNKDKAVFIDELDKSITLNRINDDFWDFVYDKRIKDDSLTKEEFAWYEERKSNRGLIRETLFDILATRNYDEIEGTWGDTVYEPEGFAKVNCTIKSALGAFDNPAVYTIEDVEILEGPDIEISELASLTHTYAGEVVDGEEVVARGKIEKVLKNGEFEKYRILVGTTRESLNEYIKLRESPV, via the coding sequence ATGAACAAAATCGAAAAAACTGTTAGAACAAGAGATTTCATTATTAGTACAGATGGATTATTATTTGCTTCAACCAATTACATTCACCCTGAAGATAGGATTATCTGCTTTTTAAGATACATTCCAGATGAAAACGGAGACAGGGAAAAGGACGGAATCAGATATTCCAAAGTTGGATCTGAAGAAGCTTATGCATACCTAAGAGAAAATCACCCAGATTACTTATACTTCTGTGACGTTACAAACGTTGAAATGATGGGAGTTCCTATAGATAAGGTTGAAAGAATCATCAAGCCGGAAGAAAGATTGAAAGGTCTTAGAGAAACCTATTATGACGAAATCAACACTAAAGTGGCAAATGGTGAAGAACTTGACTATAAAGAGGAACTCTTAAGCAAATTATTTGACTTATCAGACTTTTTCCATTACGTAGCAGATATCAGCTATGATGACCTTGGAATCTCAGGATCAATCTTGCCAGGACTTCAAAAGGCAGGAACTTCTGATCTTGACTTTGTAGTTTACGGACTTGAAAACCATAGAAATGCAATCAAGGCATACAAGGATAACAAGGACAAAGCTGTTTTCATAGACGAATTAGACAAATCAATCACATTAAACAGAATCAATGATGATTTCTGGGACTTCGTATATGATAAGAGAATAAAAGACGACTCTCTAACTAAAGAAGAGTTCGCTTGGTATGAGGAACGTAAAAGCAATAGAGGACTCATTAGAGAAACCTTATTCGACATTCTGGCTACCAGAAACTATGATGAGATTGAAGGCACCTGGGGAGATACCGTATACGAACCAGAAGGATTTGCGAAAGTTAACTGCACAATAAAGAGTGCATTAGGAGCTTTTGACAATCCTGCAGTATATACAATAGAAGATGTTGAAATCCTTGAAGGACCTGATATTGAAATCTCAGAATTAGCATCTCTAACACACACATATGCTGGAGAAGTGGTTGATGGAGAAGAAGTAGTCGCAAGAGGAAAAATAGAAAAGGTTCTTAAAAATGGAGAGTTTGAAAAGTATAGAATTCTTGTTGGAACTACTAGAGAATCCTTAAATGAGTATATTAAATTAAGAGAAAGTCCTGTTTAG
- a CDS encoding CBS domain-containing protein encodes MKDKNTKNLRKSMNRGSVEHETKVADNEGEIMTLAKKDVISIPPTKTIKEAAEMMIEHGFRRLPVTHPGSNKLLGIVTAMDILDFLGGGSKFDIIEKKHDDNFLAAINDHVKEIMTRDVISISPKFSIRESVDLMTENGIGSLPIVDKEDKLVGIVTERDFALALAGSLTNETVGDIMIKDVITTTPGTPIESCSKIMVRNNLRRIPVVEEDKLIGIVTSTDILRFFGDKEMFASMTSNSGLDVLKRKISEIIKPNILVTESTVRLGDLCELLAEKNIGGVPVVDDDQLVGIVTERDILNTVLKE; translated from the coding sequence ATGAAAGACAAAAACACTAAAAACTTGAGAAAATCTATGAATCGTGGTTCTGTTGAACATGAAACAAAAGTAGCTGATAATGAGGGCGAAATCATGACTCTCGCTAAAAAAGATGTCATTAGCATCCCTCCAACCAAGACCATTAAGGAAGCTGCTGAAATGATGATAGAACATGGATTCAGAAGATTACCAGTAACCCATCCTGGCTCAAATAAACTTTTGGGTATTGTAACTGCTATGGATATTCTTGACTTCCTTGGTGGAGGAAGCAAATTTGATATAATAGAAAAGAAACATGATGACAACTTCTTGGCAGCAATCAATGATCATGTTAAAGAGATTATGACAAGAGATGTTATTTCTATAAGTCCTAAATTTTCTATTAGAGAAAGTGTCGATTTAATGACCGAAAACGGCATTGGATCCTTACCTATTGTAGATAAAGAAGATAAATTAGTGGGAATAGTCACTGAAAGAGACTTCGCATTAGCACTTGCAGGTTCATTGACTAATGAGACTGTAGGTGATATCATGATTAAGGATGTTATCACTACCACTCCTGGAACTCCTATTGAAAGCTGTTCCAAAATTATGGTAAGAAATAACTTAAGAAGAATTCCTGTTGTTGAAGAAGATAAATTAATAGGAATTGTTACTTCAACTGATATCTTAAGATTCTTTGGTGATAAAGAAATGTTTGCTTCTATGACCTCTAATAGTGGTTTAGATGTTTTAAAAAGAAAAATTTCTGAAATCATTAAACCAAACATATTAGTAACTGAATCTACTGTTAGATTAGGAGACTTATGTGAATTATTAGCTGAAAAGAACATTGGTGGTGTTCCTGTAGTTGATGATGATCAACTTGTAGGAATCGTCACTGAAAGAGATATTTTAAATACAGTTCTTAAAGAATAA